The following are from one region of the Salvia splendens isolate huo1 chromosome 2, SspV2, whole genome shotgun sequence genome:
- the LOC121792400 gene encoding phosphatidylinositol 4-kinase gamma 4-like, whose product MSSAGLVSIVPVREESMTFLPPEHSQESILLFVAMPGSKVPIRVLESDSIESVKVRIQSCKGIFRRNQKLVCGGKELARSKSLVRDYGLSDGNVVHLLLRLKDLQVIKVRTCCGKEFEFQVEKCRDVGYVKRQIAERESELIEDHEVLLNGKPIEDQRLINDISKDDTDAVIHLFVKKSAKIRGSPVGKNFELSIVARQQNDVVSERKANHYVPRKAPERVSVLEPVIINPKTELPLEISQMIDSTRTGLEQGNYPIRSVEGTGGAYFMLDPSGTRYLSVFKPADEEPLAENNPRGLPLSEDGEGLKKGTRVGEGALRECAVFLLDHPKSGNRSFSGEIRGFAGVPPTVYVKCLHEGFNHPGGVSVKTGSLQMFMENNGSCEDMGPGAFPVDEVHKIAVLDMRMANADRHAGNILVSKGEDGQTVLIPIDHGYCLPYTFQDCTFDWLYWPQARQPFGLDTLEYIRSMDAEKDIALLKFYGWELPNECARVLRISTMLLKKGAEKGLTPFDIGNMMCRETVRKISVIEEIVEEALDSVLPGSSEGTFLDCVSSIVDRRLEEYK is encoded by the exons ATGTCTTCAGCAGGATTGGTTTCCATTGTCCCAGTTCGTGAGGAGAGTATGACATTTTTACCTCCTGAACATAGTCAAGAGTCGATTTTGCTATTTGTGGCAATGCCAGGCTCCAAGGTCCCAATACGGGTTTTGGAGTCCGATTCGATTGAATCTGTGAAGGTCCGAATCCAGTCCTGTAAAGGGATTTTCCGCAGGAACCAAAAGTTGGTCTGTGGTGGTAAAGAATTGGCTCGGAGCAAATCCCTCGTGCGGGACTATGGTTTGAGTGATGGGAACGTTGTGCATTTGCTCCTTCGCCTCAAGGACCTTCAGGTTATTAAAGTCAGGACGTGTTGTGGGAAAGAGTTCGAGTTTCAGGTGGAAAAGTGCCGGGATGTTGGCTATGTCAAGCGTCAGATTGCGGAAAGAGAATCGGAGCTCATTGAGGATCATGAGGTGTTGCTGAATGGCAAGCCGATTGAGGATCAGAGGTTGATAAATGACATCTCTAAGGACGATACAGATGCTGTGATACATTTGTTTGTAAAGAAATCTGCCAAAATTAGGGGGTCTCCAGTGGGGAAGAACTTTGAGTTGTCAATTGTTGCACGACAGCAGAATGATGTGGTTAGTGAACGTAAGGCCAATCACTATGTGCCAAGGAAGGCCCCTGAAAGAGTATCTGTATTGGAGCCTGTAATTATCAACCCAAAGACTGAGTTGCCTCTGGAGATTAGCCAAATGATAGATTCTACTAGGACAGGATTGGAGCAAGGTAATTATCCAATCAGGTCTGTGGAGGGCACAGGAGGTGCATATTTTATGCTTGATCCATCAGGTACTAGATATCTATCTGTTTTTAAGCCAGCAGATGAGGAGCCTTTGGCTGAGAATAACCCTCGAGGGCTACCCTTATCGGAGGATGGAGAAGGGCTGAAGAAGGGAACAAGAGTTGGGGAGGGGGCACTGAGGGAGTGTGCTGTCTTTTTACTTGATCATCCAAAGAGTGGTAACCGTTCTTTCTCTGGTGAGATTAGGGGCTTCGCTGGTGTTCCGCCTACTGTATATGTGAAATGCCTGCACGAAGGTTTTAATCATCCTGGTGGCGTTTCTGTCAAGACTGGTTCGCTGCAAATGTTCATGGAGAACAATGGAAGTTGTGAAGACATGGGGCCGGGTGCATTCCCGGTAGACGAAGTTCATAAGATTGCAGTGTTGGATATGAGGATGGCCAATGCAGATAGACATGCTGGAAACATATTAGTAAGCAAAGGTGAAGATGGTCAAACTGTCCTCATCCCGATTGATCATGGATATTGCTTGCCATATACA TTTCAAGATTGCACGTTCGATTGGCTGTACTGGCCTCAAGCTCGCCAGCCTTTCGGACTGGACACCCTTGAATATATAAGGTCGATGGATGCAGAGAAGGACATTGCCTTGCTCAAGTTCTATGGATGGGAGCTACCGAATGAATGTGCTCGTGTACTACGCATCTCCACTATGCTTCTGAAGAAAGGTGCGGAAAAAGGGCTCACCCCATTTGACATAGGCAACATGATGTGCAGAGAAACAGTGAGGAAGATCTCTGTCATTGAAGAGATCGTGGAAGAAGCTCTCGATTCTGTCCTCCCCGGATCGAGTGAAGGTACCTTCCTCGACTGTGTTTCGAGCATCGTGGATCGCCGCCTTGAGGAATACAAATAA